The genomic window TGTATTCGATCGGCCCGGTGACGGCCGGGAATTCGGTGACGTCGCCTTCCTCCTTGTCGAAGTTCTCGCCGGCGTCGGATTCCGCGTAGACGGCCGGGAAGGCCTCGAAGTCGCGGCGCGCCATGAACTCGGAGAGCACGACCTTGTCGGTCGGCCGCTTCGCCAGTGCCGCGGCGTGGCGCTCGGCGTCGATGACCTCGAGGCCGGACAGGCGGGTGAAGACATAGGACCACCAGGCGCCGTAGTCGATCTCGGCGTTCATCAGGTGGCCGTACTCGCCCTCGTTGATGACGTCGATGCCGATTTCCAGCTGCTTGGCGACGACGCGACGGGCCGATTCCTCCAGCACGCGGTTGAATTCCGCGTCGTCGATCTGTCCCTTGCTGCGCTGGTAGTTGGCCTCGATGAGCTCTTTCGGGCGCGGCAGGGAGCCGACGTGGGTGGTGAGAATACGGTCTGCGGACATGGATGCCCCTTCCTGGATCAATGAAAACGTTGCTTCCAGCCAGACCGGGGCTCCGGGTTGTGGCTCTGCCCCAAATTAGCCGCCTAACGCCCAACTGTGCGAGGAATGCACAGTTTTATATTCACCTACGAAAGGAGATCTGTGCCTTATCCCAGGATCCCCGGCCCCATCGTGGCCTTCAGATCGCCCATCAGGTTGCCGGTGCGCTCCACGCGCAGATGATCGCCCAACACCATCAACTGGGACTGGTCGCCGTGCACCAGGTTCAGGTACACGTCGGAGTCGCCGTGGTTGGCGGCCAGCACGTCCTTGAGCTTGCGGATGTTGTCCATCGTGCACTGCTCCGTGCGCATCGTCAGTCGCAACGGCAGGCCCGCGCCGTTGCCCGGGCCCAGCTCCGGGACCCGGATGTCATCGCAGAACAGGCTCATCCGGTCGTCGCGGATGCGCACCTGCGCCTTCGCCAGGATGATGTTGTCCTCCACGATCTGCGGAGCCACCAGCGAGTACACCTTGTTGAACACGAGGATCTCGACCTGGGCGCCGTTGTGGTCTTCCACCGTGACGATCGCCCACGGGGAACCGTCCTTCTTGGAGAAGCGCCGGTCCACGCCCGAGATGATGCCGCCGATGGTGACCTCCTGGCCGTGGCGCATCTCCCCGGACAGGATATGCGTCAGCGCCGTGTCGGTCTGCATCTCCAGGGCTTCTTCGAAGCCGTCCAGCGGGTGGCCGGAGACGTACATGCCGAGCATCTCGCGCTCGAGGGTCAGCTCGTGCTTGCGGTCCCACTCCTCGTCGGGCACGTCCAGCTTGAAGGCGTTGTCGGCGGGCCCGTCTTCTCCCCCGCCCAGAGCGGCGAACAGGTCGAACTGGCCCTTGTCGGCGGCCTTCTTGGTGGTCAGCACGCTGTCGACGGCGTCGTCCGAGATCAGCATCAGGCCCTTGCGCGGGTGTCCGAGCGAGTCGAAGGCGCCGCCCTTGATCAGCGACTCGGTGACGCGCTTATTGCACGGCACCAGGTCGATCTTGTCCAGGTAGTCGCCGAAGGAGGTGAACCGTCCCTTCGTGCGGCGGGTCTCCACGATGGATTCGACGATCTCGTGGCCGACGTTGCGGATGGCGCCCATGCCGTAGCGGATGTCCTCGCCCACGGCCATGAAGTCCTGCTCGGACTCGTTGACGTCCGGCGGCAGCACCTGGATCCCCAGGTGGCGACAGTCGGAGAGATAGATCGCGGAGCGGTCCTTCTTGTCGCCCACCGAGGTCAACAGCGCCGCCATGTACTCCGGCGCATAGTGGGCCTTGAGATAACCGGTCCAGTACGAGACCAACGCGTAACCCGCGGCGTGCGACTTGTTGAACGCGTACGACGCGAAGGGCTCGATCGTGCCCCACAGCGCGTCGACGGCGCTCTGGGTGTAGCCGTTGGTAAACATGCCCTCGGAGAACTTCTCGTACTCCTTGGCCAGCACCTCCGGCTTCTTCTTGCCCATGGCCTTACGGAAACCGTCTGCTTCGCCGGCCGTGTAGTTGGCCACCTTGCGGGCGATCTCCATGATCTGCTCCTGATACACGATCAGGCCGTAGGTCTCGTCGAGGATGTCCTTCAGCGGCTCATCCAGCTCCGGGTGGATCGGGGTGATCGGCTTGCGCCCGTTCTTGCGGTCCGCATAGTCCCAGTGGGCGTTGACGCCCATCGGTCCCGGCCGGTACAGCGCCAGGGAGGCGATGATGTCATTGAAGCCCGTGGGCTTCATGCGCTTGAGCAGCTCCTGCATGCCGCCGCCGTCCAGCTGGAACACGCCCAGAGTGTCGCCGCGGCCGAGCAGCTCGTAGACGCCCTCGTCCTCCACCGCGAGGTTTTCCAGGTCGATCGACTCGCCGCGGTTCTTCTTGATGTTGTCCACGGCGTCGCCCAACACGGTGAGGTTGCGCAGCCCCAGGAAGTCCATCTTCAGCAGGCCGATCTCCTCACAGGCCGGGTAATCCCAGCCGGTGATGATCGCCCCGTCGGCGGGCCGCTTCCACATCGGGATGTGATCCAGCAGCGGCACCGACGCCATGATCACGGCGCAAGCGTGCACGCCGGTCTGGCGCACCACGCCTTCGAGACCACGGGCGGTCTCGTAGATCTTGGCCACGTCCGGATCGTTCTGGATCAGGTTGCGCACCTCGGTGGCCTCCGAGTAACGCTCGTGCTCGGGGTCGGTGATCCCGGACAGCGGGATGTCCTTGGCCATGATCGGCGGCGGGAGTGCCCCGTTGATGCGGTCGGCCATCTGGAAACCGGGCTGGCCGTAGTTGACCTTGGCGGCGTCCTTGATCGCCTGCTTGGTCTTGACGGTGCCGAAGGTCACCACCTGGGCGATCTTGTCCTCGCCCCAACGTTCCGCGGCGTAGGTGATCATTTCCCCACGGCGGCGGTCGTCGAAGTCGATGTCGATATCGGGTGCGGAGGGGCGTTCCGGGTTGAGGAAACGCTCGAAGAGCAGGCCGTATTCCATCGGGTCGATGTTGGTGACCGTCAGCGCGTAGGCCACCAACGAACCGGCGGCCGAGCCGCGGCCCGGGCCGACGCGGATGCCGATGGAACGGGCGTGCTTGATGATCTCGGCGACGATGAGGAAGTACGAGGGGTAGCCCTTCATGTCGATGACTTCGATCTCGTACTTCGCACGCTCGAGGTAGTCCTCGGGGACCTCCGCGCCGTCGAAACGCTCCTCCAGCCCGCGCTGGACTTCCTTCGCCAGCCACGTGGTGGGGGTCTCTCCCTCCGGGACGTCGGCGACCGGCATCCGGTCGTGCGGGTGCGCCTCCCAGATCTCGCCGTAGTCCTCGACGCGCTCGGCGATCCACAAGGTGTTGTCGCAGGCGTCGGGCACCGTGTCGTCGAAAAGATCGCGCATCTGCTCGGCCGTCTTGATGTAGTAGCCGGTGCCGTCGAATTTGAAGCGGTCCTGGTCCAGGAGGGTCTTGCCCGTCTGCACGCACAGCATCGCCTCGTGCGACTGCGCCTGCGACTCGAGCACGTAATGGCAGTCGTTGGTGGCCAGGGCCGGCAGCTCCAGCATCTTGCCGATGCGCAGCAGATCGTCGCGCACGCGCTGCTCGATGTGCAGGCCGTGGTCCATCAGCTCCAGGAAGTAATTGTCCTTGCCGTAGATGTCCTGCCACATCGCCGCGGCCTCCAGGGCCTCGTCGAACTGTCCCAGACGCAGACGGGTCTGCACGTCGCCGGACGGGCAGCCGGTGGTGGCGATGATGCCGTCGGCGCGCTCCGCGATCAGCTCCGCGTCCATCCGCGGCCACTTGCCCAACTGACCTTCATACGAGGCCATCGACGACAAGTAGAACAGGTTGCGCAGGCCGGTGGCGTTTTCCGCCAGCATCGTCTGGTGCAGGTACGCGCCGGACGCCGAAACGTCGTCACGCTTCTGGTCGGGCGTGCCCCAGCGGACACGCTTTTTGTTGAACCGCGATTCCGGCGCCATGTACGACTCGATGCCGATGATCGGCTTGACCCCGGCTTCGGTCATCTTGCGGTAAAACGCGTTCGACCCGAACATGTTGCCGTGGTCCGTGATCCCCACGGCGGGCATGCCCTGCCGGTCGACCTCGTCGGCGAGCATGTCGATCTTGGCCATGCCGTCGAGCATGGAATATTCGGTGTGGTTGTGCAGATGCACGAATGACGACTTCTTCCCCATGAAGGTCATCCTATCCGCCGAAGAACACGTTGGGAATCCACCGATCGGCCCTCAAGGACGATACGGAAAGTCCCGACGCTGACGCGCGTCAATCTGCGCCTGCTCCGACCAGGCGATGACGGCGAAGGTCCGCACGACGCTGATCTTCTCGGCCAGCCCGGCGCGGTCACGCACCTGCGCCAGCCGTTCGGCGAAGACGTCGTTGCGGGTCAGTTCACCGTGGACGGTCGTGACGAAGTTGTGTTCCGTCAATCCGGTCAGGGCGCGGATCCGCTGGTCCTGGATGGGATACAGGTGGGGGCGTTTGCGCGCGATGAGTTTGCTGGCGATGACCGGGCCAATGCCCACGATCTCCTGCAGCGCCCGGTTCAGCTTCTCCGCGGGCCACCCCGGTCCGAGTTCCGCCACGGGCACGGTCGCCAGGTCACGGTCATGCCCGATCTCGATGAGCAGTCGGGACAGCTCGTCGGAACGCTCGTAGAGGATGCGGACGATCGCCGACCAGTTGTCGATGGGCGCATCGAGGAACTGCACCGCCACGACGTCTTCGGCGGTGAAGACGTTCGGGCGGGGATCTTCCGGGGCCCAGTGGTCGAAAAACGCGCCGTCGAAAAGCATGCGCTCGTCCTCCGGCACCGACTCCAACCGCGCCGAATAGTAGCGGCGCAGATGCTCGACGGCCCGCTCGGCGTCGCCGCGCAGGGACTGCGGAAGAGTAATTCCAGTCACACTGTCCATGTCCCCACTCTAGCCAACCCGCGCGGTCGAAAAGGGGGAGGTCTACGGTTAGTCGCATGCTCAATACCGTCCTGGCCTACCTGCTGTGGGGGTTCTTCCCGGCGTTTTTCCCGTTGCTGCTGCCGGCCTCGCCGCTGGAGATCATCGCCCACCGCGTGATCTGGACGGCGGTGTTGATGGTGTTGGTCATCCTGATCAACGGCGCGTGGCGTGAACTGCGCGACGCGTCGGCGAAAACCTGGGGTTACCTGGCGCTGGCCGGGGTGCTGATCACCGCCAACTGGGGCATCTACGTCCTGGCGGTCAACACCGACCACGTCGCCGACGCCGCGCTGGGGTATTTCATCAACCCGCTGCTGTCGGTGCTGCTGGCCACCCTCGTGCTGCGGGAGACGCTGCGGAAAAGACAGGTCCGGGCCATCGCCGTCGCCGGCGTCGGCGTGGTGGTGCTGATCTTCCTGGCCGGCCAGCCCCCGGTCATGGCGCTGGGGATGGCGCTGACCTTCGCTTTCTACGGTCTGATCAAAAAGCAGATCACCGTCTCCGCCACCGCCTCCGTCGCGGCGGAAACCCTCGTCGTCGCCCCCGCCGGCGTCGCCTATCTGATCTGGCTGTCCGGCCGG from Corynebacterium maris DSM 45190 includes these protein-coding regions:
- a CDS encoding DUF6308 family protein — translated: MDSVTGITLPQSLRGDAERAVEHLRRYYSARLESVPEDERMLFDGAFFDHWAPEDPRPNVFTAEDVVAVQFLDAPIDNWSAIVRILYERSDELSRLLIEIGHDRDLATVPVAELGPGWPAEKLNRALQEIVGIGPVIASKLIARKRPHLYPIQDQRIRALTGLTEHNFVTTVHGELTRNDVFAERLAQVRDRAGLAEKISVVRTFAVIAWSEQAQIDARQRRDFPYRP
- the rarD gene encoding EamA family transporter RarD; this encodes MLNTVLAYLLWGFFPAFFPLLLPASPLEIIAHRVIWTAVLMVLVILINGAWRELRDASAKTWGYLALAGVLITANWGIYVLAVNTDHVADAALGYFINPLLSVLLATLVLRETLRKRQVRAIAVAGVGVVVLIFLAGQPPVMALGMALTFAFYGLIKKQITVSATASVAAETLVVAPAGVAYLIWLSGRDESTFLTEGPTHAGMLMLAGVVTALPLLFYGSGAKQLPLTTIGMLQYITPTMQMLWALFVTQEYLSPARWLGYIIIWIAVAIYLSDLLAQRRERRSAAAG
- the dnaE gene encoding DNA polymerase III subunit alpha, producing the protein MGKKSSFVHLHNHTEYSMLDGMAKIDMLADEVDRQGMPAVGITDHGNMFGSNAFYRKMTEAGVKPIIGIESYMAPESRFNKKRVRWGTPDQKRDDVSASGAYLHQTMLAENATGLRNLFYLSSMASYEGQLGKWPRMDAELIAERADGIIATTGCPSGDVQTRLRLGQFDEALEAAAMWQDIYGKDNYFLELMDHGLHIEQRVRDDLLRIGKMLELPALATNDCHYVLESQAQSHEAMLCVQTGKTLLDQDRFKFDGTGYYIKTAEQMRDLFDDTVPDACDNTLWIAERVEDYGEIWEAHPHDRMPVADVPEGETPTTWLAKEVQRGLEERFDGAEVPEDYLERAKYEIEVIDMKGYPSYFLIVAEIIKHARSIGIRVGPGRGSAAGSLVAYALTVTNIDPMEYGLLFERFLNPERPSAPDIDIDFDDRRRGEMITYAAERWGEDKIAQVVTFGTVKTKQAIKDAAKVNYGQPGFQMADRINGALPPPIMAKDIPLSGITDPEHERYSEATEVRNLIQNDPDVAKIYETARGLEGVVRQTGVHACAVIMASVPLLDHIPMWKRPADGAIITGWDYPACEEIGLLKMDFLGLRNLTVLGDAVDNIKKNRGESIDLENLAVEDEGVYELLGRGDTLGVFQLDGGGMQELLKRMKPTGFNDIIASLALYRPGPMGVNAHWDYADRKNGRKPITPIHPELDEPLKDILDETYGLIVYQEQIMEIARKVANYTAGEADGFRKAMGKKKPEVLAKEYEKFSEGMFTNGYTQSAVDALWGTIEPFASYAFNKSHAAGYALVSYWTGYLKAHYAPEYMAALLTSVGDKKDRSAIYLSDCRHLGIQVLPPDVNESEQDFMAVGEDIRYGMGAIRNVGHEIVESIVETRRTKGRFTSFGDYLDKIDLVPCNKRVTESLIKGGAFDSLGHPRKGLMLISDDAVDSVLTTKKAADKGQFDLFAALGGGEDGPADNAFKLDVPDEEWDRKHELTLEREMLGMYVSGHPLDGFEEALEMQTDTALTHILSGEMRHGQEVTIGGIISGVDRRFSKKDGSPWAIVTVEDHNGAQVEILVFNKVYSLVAPQIVEDNIILAKAQVRIRDDRMSLFCDDIRVPELGPGNGAGLPLRLTMRTEQCTMDNIRKLKDVLAANHGDSDVYLNLVHGDQSQLMVLGDHLRVERTGNLMGDLKATMGPGILG